Proteins from one Deinococcus planocerae genomic window:
- a CDS encoding cyclic-di-AMP receptor — protein sequence MKLVLAVIQDADAAALVRVLSENAFEVTKLASTGGFLREGNTTLMIGVSDERLAELKRHVQRTCRTRTRLVTPSVPMGEQGEGLVADPVEVAVGGAVMFVLGVQEFVKV from the coding sequence ATGAAGCTGGTTCTCGCCGTGATCCAGGATGCCGACGCCGCCGCCCTCGTGCGTGTGCTGTCCGAAAACGCCTTCGAGGTCACGAAGCTGGCGAGCACGGGGGGCTTCCTGCGGGAGGGCAACACCACCCTGATGATCGGGGTGTCCGACGAGCGCCTCGCCGAACTCAAGCGGCACGTGCAGCGGACCTGCCGCACCCGCACCCGCCTCGTGACCCCCAGCGTCCCGATGGGCGAGCAGGGCGAGGGGCTGGTCGCCGACCCCGTGGAGGTGGCGGTCGGCGGCGCGGTGATGTTCGTGCTCGGCGTGCAGGAGTTCGTGAAGGTCTAA
- a CDS encoding ATP-binding cassette domain-containing protein has translation MLEIKNLSKTYGGHPALSDVTLRAGEGEVFGLLGPNGAGKTTLLRVVATLLAPTSGTVRVAGHDTRREPEAVRRSVGVVNGGMGLPARLTGREVLRSFAGLYGLGRAQADARIEELDGALELGRTLDTRAGDYSTGMAQKVVIARAVIHDPPVLILDEAASGLDIFARRALLDFVLAARRPGRLTLYSTHVMSEAEEVCDRVAILHRGEVVTVGPVAGILSRTGERTLERAFFALVREQAGAREAEVVRAP, from the coding sequence GTGCTCGAGATCAAGAACCTGAGCAAGACCTACGGGGGGCACCCGGCCCTCTCGGACGTGACCCTGCGCGCCGGGGAGGGCGAGGTCTTCGGCCTGCTGGGCCCGAACGGGGCGGGCAAGACCACCCTGCTGCGGGTCGTCGCCACGCTGCTCGCCCCCACCTCGGGCACGGTGCGGGTGGCGGGACACGACACGCGGCGCGAGCCCGAGGCGGTCAGGCGCTCGGTCGGCGTGGTGAACGGCGGCATGGGCCTGCCCGCCCGCCTGACCGGGCGCGAGGTGCTGCGCTCCTTCGCGGGGCTGTACGGGCTGGGCCGGGCTCAGGCCGACGCGCGGATCGAGGAGCTGGACGGGGCGCTGGAGCTGGGCCGAACGCTCGACACCCGGGCGGGCGACTACTCGACCGGCATGGCGCAGAAGGTGGTGATCGCCCGCGCCGTCATCCATGATCCCCCGGTCCTGATCCTCGACGAGGCGGCGAGCGGGCTCGACATCTTCGCGCGGCGGGCCCTGCTCGACTTCGTGCTCGCGGCGCGGCGCCCGGGCAGGCTCACCCTCTACTCCACCCACGTCATGAGCGAGGCCGAGGAGGTCTGCGACCGGGTGGCGATCCTCCACCGGGGCGAGGTGGTCACCGTCGGGCCGGTCGCCGGGATCTTGAGCCGCACCGGGGAACGCACCCTGGAGCGGGCCTTTTTCGCCCTCGTGCGGGAACAGGCCGGGGCGCGGGAAGCGGAGGTCGTCCGTGCGCCCTGA
- a CDS encoding transcriptional regulator, translating to MFNPPTLEDLQETRRANEKLVLKALESKPEWVETELAKTTGLALSHLRAALASLLDQGRVRRLPGTGTRAVYGLADPGLADVPATPLTADAKRVRDYLEGRADSALYMSEQLRMSREDVMRALSLLNAHGMITCTFVGSLVIFRLKETQALGQEQGAPVTGKKKQVA from the coding sequence ATGTTCAACCCCCCCACCCTCGAAGATCTGCAAGAGACTCGCCGGGCGAACGAGAAGCTCGTCTTGAAGGCGCTGGAGAGCAAGCCCGAGTGGGTCGAGACCGAACTCGCCAAGACGACGGGGCTGGCCCTGTCGCACCTGCGCGCCGCGCTCGCCAGCCTGCTCGACCAGGGCCGGGTACGCCGCCTGCCCGGCACCGGGACCCGCGCCGTGTACGGGCTCGCCGACCCCGGCCTCGCCGACGTGCCCGCCACGCCGCTCACCGCGGACGCCAAGCGGGTGCGCGACTATCTCGAGGGCCGCGCCGACTCCGCCCTGTACATGAGCGAGCAGCTCCGGATGAGCCGCGAGGACGTGATGAGGGCCCTCTCTCTCCTCAACGCGCACGGCATGATCACCTGCACCTTCGTGGGCAGCCTGGTGATCTTCCGCCTCAAGGAGACGCAAGCACTCGGCCAGGAGCAGGGTGCCCCGGTGACTGGCAAGAAGAAGCAGGTCGCGTAA
- a CDS encoding HAD family hydrolase, protein MTIKALFWDIGGVLLTNGWDREQRADVVARFGLDAQDFSERHKLAVPELERGRMTLAEYLEQVVFHTPRSFTLEDFRAAMEAESLPREEPLALARELGGRHRMYSLNNEGRDLNEHRIRTYGLGEFLLAFFTSCYLGLLKPNPAMYRLALSLAQVRPDEAVMIDDRPQNVEAARSVGMHAVRYEDAAQLREELSALGVR, encoded by the coding sequence ATGACGATCAAGGCCCTGTTCTGGGACATCGGCGGCGTGCTGCTCACGAACGGGTGGGACCGCGAGCAGCGGGCGGACGTGGTGGCCCGCTTCGGTCTGGACGCGCAGGACTTCTCGGAGCGGCACAAGCTGGCCGTGCCGGAACTGGAGCGGGGCCGCATGACCCTGGCGGAGTACCTGGAGCAGGTGGTCTTCCACACGCCGCGTTCCTTCACCCTGGAAGACTTCCGCGCCGCGATGGAGGCCGAGAGCCTCCCGCGTGAGGAGCCGCTGGCCCTGGCCCGCGAGCTGGGGGGGCGGCACCGCATGTACTCGCTGAACAACGAGGGCCGCGACCTGAACGAGCACCGCATCCGCACCTACGGGCTGGGCGAGTTCCTGCTCGCCTTTTTCACCTCCTGCTACCTCGGCCTGCTCAAGCCCAACCCGGCGATGTACCGCCTGGCCCTGAGTCTCGCCCAGGTGCGCCCGGACGAAGCCGTCATGATCGACGACCGCCCGCAGAACGTGGAGGCGGCCCGCTCGGTGGGGATGCACGCCGTGCGCTACGAGGACGCCGCCCAGCTCCGGGAGGAACTGTCGGCGCTCGGGGTGAGGTGA
- a CDS encoding ABC transporter permease → MRPEFVWRVASRDLLSTLRDRRALVGSVLIPLLLIPLFTLGLPLLLGRFVGGQAQERQRVGVVGTLPAPLRQALTRDERGPDGAVTRAGVRLVPVTEPRAAVASGEVDAALRVASPLPARAGDGTGRLEVYARLGNLRAQTGAYAKVQDVVEGYNRGLAVDRLAALGLGAGTLTPVTLAPIDASPEGERRGGQLAFLIPLLMLNFILTGATATALDATAGEKERGTLESLLVSPVRRSEVVAGKLLATTVTALTTACFSVLGFLLTGVVAGVALSRGGTSDEIARSLGGQLTLSPGSALALLATVLSAALLISAVLIALSIYARGYKEAQTYVTPLSLAIVFPAVLLQFSDFLTPGSGLYALPLFGSMLAILDTVRGNLSPGHLLAAVGANLLGALVLGLIAWRSFGREEVIFRT, encoded by the coding sequence GTGCGCCCTGAGTTCGTGTGGCGGGTGGCCTCGCGCGACCTGCTCTCCACCCTGCGCGACCGCCGGGCCCTGGTGGGCAGCGTCCTGATCCCGCTGCTGCTCATCCCGCTCTTCACGCTCGGGCTGCCCCTGCTGCTGGGCCGCTTCGTGGGCGGGCAGGCGCAGGAACGGCAGCGGGTGGGGGTGGTCGGCACCCTCCCCGCCCCCCTGAGACAGGCCCTCACGCGGGACGAGCGGGGCCCGGACGGCGCCGTCACGCGCGCCGGGGTCCGGCTCGTGCCCGTGACCGAGCCGCGGGCTGCCGTGGCGTCGGGCGAGGTGGACGCGGCGCTGCGGGTCGCCTCTCCCCTGCCCGCCCGCGCGGGGGACGGCACGGGGCGGCTGGAGGTCTACGCGAGGCTCGGGAACCTGCGCGCCCAGACCGGGGCCTACGCCAAGGTGCAGGACGTGGTGGAGGGGTACAACCGCGGGCTCGCCGTGGATCGCCTCGCCGCGCTGGGGCTGGGGGCGGGGACCCTGACCCCCGTGACGCTCGCCCCCATCGACGCCAGCCCAGAGGGGGAGCGGCGGGGCGGGCAGCTCGCCTTCCTGATTCCGCTGCTGATGCTCAACTTCATCCTGACGGGGGCGACGGCGACGGCCCTCGACGCCACGGCGGGCGAGAAGGAGCGCGGCACCCTGGAGAGCCTGCTCGTCTCGCCGGTGCGCCGCTCGGAGGTCGTCGCGGGCAAACTCCTCGCCACCACCGTCACGGCGCTCACGACGGCGTGTTTCAGCGTGCTGGGCTTTCTCCTGACCGGGGTGGTGGCGGGCGTGGCCCTCTCCCGGGGCGGGACCTCCGACGAGATCGCGCGGAGTCTCGGCGGGCAACTCACCCTGAGCCCCGGAAGCGCCCTCGCCCTGCTCGCCACGGTGCTCAGCGCGGCCCTCTTGATCAGCGCCGTCCTGATCGCCCTGAGCATCTACGCGCGGGGCTACAAGGAGGCGCAGACGTACGTGACGCCCCTCTCGCTCGCCATCGTTTTTCCCGCCGTGCTGCTGCAATTCAGCGACTTCCTGACGCCGGGGAGCGGCCTCTACGCCCTGCCCCTCTTCGGGAGCATGCTCGCCATCCTCGACACGGTGCGCGGCAACCTGAGCCCGGGGCACCTGCTCGCCGCCGTGGGGGCCAACCTGCTCGGCGCGCTCGTGCTCGGTTTGATCGCGTGGCGGTCCTTCGGACGGGAGGAGGTCATCTTCCGCACCTGA